In Ipomoea triloba cultivar NCNSP0323 chromosome 7, ASM357664v1, a single genomic region encodes these proteins:
- the LOC116025710 gene encoding homeobox protein knotted-1-like LET12, whose translation MAFQDHFSQEMGLQQQQQNAGVLRSMLPEQPSPSPSPKSPPPSTWLNTTTNNSSLLLLRQQQRHHFSSSDFLHLQTSNNNNNSGDSSTTSNHWLSPTADVKKHGGGESPPNEGASWERDKCKAELLNHPLYDQLLSAHVSCLRIATPVDQLPRIDAQLAQSQNVVAKYSSLLAHTQPPLHDKDLDQFMTHYVLLLSSFKEQLQQHVRVHAMEAVMACWELEQSLQSLTGVAPGEGTGATMSDDEDYEAGAGAGGDSDTNFFDGVADTMGFGPLVPTETERSLMERVRQELKHDLKQGYKEKIADIREEILRKRRAGKLPGDTTSVLKAWWQSHSKWPYPTEEDKARLVQETGLQLKQINNWFINQRKRNWHSNPSSSSSSQKTKRKSAAEKLSSEHFM comes from the exons ATGGCGTTTCAGGATCATTTTTCTCAAGAAATGGGTctccagcagcagcagcaaaaCGCGGGCGTTTTGCGGTCTATGCTACCGGAGCagccttctccttctccttctccaaaATCTCCTCCGCCTTCCACGTGGCTCAacactactactaataatagctccctcctcctcctccgccagCAGCAGCGCCACCACTTCTCCTCCTCTGACTTCCTCCACCTCCAAAcctccaacaacaacaacaactccGGCGACTCCTCCACCACCTCCAACCACTGGCTGTCTCCCACGGCGGACGTGAAGAAGCACGGCGGCGGAGAGAGCCCCCCCAATGAAGGTGCAAGTTGGGAGAGGGATAAGTGCAAGGCCGAGCTTCTGAACCACCCGCTCTACGATCAATTGCTGTCGGCTCACGTGTCCTGTCTCAGAATCGCTACGCCCGTTGACCAGCTCCCCAGAATCGACGCCCAGCTTGCTCAGTCCCAAAACGTCGTCGCTAAGTACTCCTCCCTTCTCGCCCACACCCAACCTCCCCTTCACGATAAAGACCTTGATCAATTTATG ACACATTATGTTCTATTGCTCTCTTCCTTTAAAGAACAACTACAACAACATGTCCGAGTCCACGCTATGGAAGCTGTGATGGCCTGCTGGGAACTTGAGCAGTCCCTACAGAGCTTAACAG GGGTAGCGCCAGGTGAAGGAACAGGTGCAACAATGTCTGATGATGAGGATTATGAGGCAGGGGCAGGGGCAGGGGGGGATAGTGACACCAACTTTTTTGATGGAGTAGCAGACACCATGGGCTTTGGACCTCTGGTGCCTACTGAAACTGAGAGGTCACTCATGGAGCGGGTGAGACAAGAACTTAAGCATGACCTCAAACAGGGCTACAAGGAAAAGATAGCAGACATCAGAGAGGAAATTTTGCGGAAAAGAAGAGCAGGGAAGCTGCCGGGTGATACTACATCTGTCTTAAAAGCATGGTGGCAATCCCATTCTAAATGGCCTTATCCAACA GAGGAAGACAAAGCAAGATTAGTACAGGAAACTGGCTTGCAACTCAAACAGATCAACAATTGGTTCATTAaccaaaggaaaagaaattggCATAGCAATCCttcatcttcctcttcttctcagAAGACCAAACGCAAGAG TGCAGCTGAAAAATTGAGCAGCGAGCATTTCATGTGA
- the LOC116025708 gene encoding uncharacterized protein LOC116025708 encodes MAFDQSPMHNDLRPLNICRTIPEDPRISPATCSGRPIEGFFAATQHRDGSPGSSIPMLYIPGNANDARFVGLGYSNGPPGVATWVQQVVPAAPSGVVPGTPGFNPNSNFGPNCGSDHTSDEGGEDSAPVRIVKFLCSFGGKILPRPSDGTLRYVGGQTRILSIRRDVSFSDLVKKVTDTCGQDVAIKYQLPDEDLDALVSISCPDDLDNMMDEYQKLAERSSDGSAKLRMFLFPASEMDSPSVMQFGDLQDTGQRYVEAVNGITDGGIARFGSTASAVSTQNSDLSSSGEVLDFSCHVHSEITRSPSTDAISPSATSALSPDSASRMVYTDTTPAIYANTSAAPFGIPMVRSGLPGTAFAAPEHASKKSVPVTLLQQQQQQQTGYDLKQPSVTFPMSYVDPQREALSHADYVHSTSQMSFPTQLMGTIGPVFTQQHITAGATPQQFVPAVHTTMTSHVSMNPNLVPRFQPQQTRLEQHPSESTVGQQFVQFSRDQGCNTYQPQLPTTMFGGPYGWHQIPHPQQVAVSEGWAGHPVTTAPEATTRYDDCQMCQKSLPHAHSDTAAQNKSGSPVNSISDSSSGQNLELPTAVTCGTILECTNEQGAAVAQRFIGHMDREIGQTLAEGTGVLESVENPEHPKVAVPLGVMGLTTGVPNLCGPFMGTVAQSSSVNAPEQPFVPMQYQVKQEVVANKAVPDDLLTAGMRLPTTESLILESPNGYTGHIPMMRPKEDNLESTNAYEHLKQIEGRMENLRIQRAEILANSEQNKSLVDNFRKNEFLESRSQQVGGREVFIDSTFSKNTVLDTNHLKPYEMSHSPRNEPFYFQTMRAQEPYEAPQPSRLGDSNVFVHSKHGVYHLAPDEIPLGSCPFSGLESTHPKERVPLFNEHLLEPRGIELVSSDGNTTSVSPSFKLGDAQESSNSLFSNQDPWSTQHDAHFPPQPNKLQVRKEPVDAKVLKDNSGVSCLGSNDELPIGSLGGLGAEMQLNARVSQLPGNLDIAIEHTLSNKGSAEEMIKQEIQAVAEGVATSVLHSSMSSDRNLPIHGRSEPASTGERNGEDQIVQGERQYRDKFEEIKTKCPVRENFGFPVSDDIGHLQIIKNSDLEEIRELGSGTFGTVYHGKWRGTDVAIKRINARCFAGKHSEQERMRNDFWNEAIKLADLHHPNVVAFYGVVLDGPGGSVATVTEYMVNGSLRTALQKSERNLDKWKCLLISMDVAFGMEYLHGKNIVHFDLKSDNLLVNLRDPHRPICKVGDLGLSKVKCQTLISGGVRGTLPWMAPELLNGSSSLVCEKVDVFSFGIVMWELLTGEEPYADLHYGAIIGGIVSNTLRPTVPESCGADWKSLMERCWSAEPSERPSFTAIANELRAIGSKLQKEQQPIPSKQT; translated from the exons ATGGCTTTTGATCAGAGTCCAATGCACAATGATCTGCGGCCATTGAACATTTGTAGGACGATTCCAGAAGACCCCCGCATTTCTCCAGCAACCTGTTCAGGAAGGCCAATAGAGGGGTTCTTTGCTGCAACTCAGCATCGGGATGGCAGTCCTGGCTCCTCCATACCCATGCTTTATATTCCTGGAAATGCAAATGATGCTAGATTTGTAGGGCTAGGATATAGCAACGGCCCTCCTGGTGTGGCCACGTGGGTCCAACAGGTTGTGCCGGCAGCACCCTCCGGGGTCGTGCCCGGCACTCCTGGATTCAATCCCAATTCAAATTTTGGCCCAAATTGTGGGAGTGATCATACTAGTGACGAAGGTGGCGAAGATTCGGCCCCAGTTAGGATAGTGAAGTTTTTGTGTAGTTTTGGTGGCAAAATATTGCCTAGGCCGAGTGATGGGACGTTGAGATATGTTGGAGGGCAAACTAGGATCCTCAGCATTAGGAGGGATGTGAGTTTTTCTGATTTGGTAAAGAAGGTGACAGATACCTGTGGCCAAGATGTGGCAATCAAGTACCAGTTGCCTGATGAGGATCTTGATGCCCTTGTGTCTATTTCTTGTCCTGATGATCTTGATAATATGATGGATGAGTATCAAAAGTTGGCTGAAAGATCATCTGATGGTTCAGCTAAACTCAGGATGTTTCTGTTTCCAGCTTCAGAAATGGATTCCCCTAGTGTGATGCAATTTGGTGATCTACAGGATACTGGGCAGCGTTATGTTGAGGCAGTAAACGGAATTACTGATGGCGGCATTGCGAGGTTCGGTAGTACTGCTAGTGCTGTTTCAACGCAGAACTCAGATTTGAGCAGTAGCGGTGAGGTTCTTGATTTCTCATGCCATGTTCATTCAGAGATCACAAGATCACCATCTACTGATGCAATATCACCTAGTGCAACATCTGCTCTTTCTCCTGACTCTGCTTCTAGAATGGTTTACACAGATACTACTCCTGCAATTTATGCCAACACATCTGCTGCTCCTTTTGGCATTCCGATGGTCAGGTCTGGTCTTCCGGGGACTGCATTTGCTGCCCCCGAGCATGCATCCAAGAAATCTGTGCCTGTTACTCTActacagcagcagcagcagcagcaaacTGGTTATGATTTGAAGCAACCAAGCGTGACTTTTCCTATGAGTTATGTGGATCCTCAAAGGGAAGCATTAAGCCATGCAGATTATGTACACTCCACTTCTCAGATGAGCTTTCCTACACAGCTGATGGGCACTATTGGGCCAGTGTTTACGCAGCAGCATATAACTGCTGGTGCTACACCTCAGCAGTTTGTTCCTGCAGTTCACACAACAATGACTTCTCATGTCAGTATGAATCCTAATTTGGTTCCAAGGTTTCAACCCCAACAAACTAGATTAGAACAACATCCTTCAGAAAGCACAGTGGGGCAGCAGTTTGTCCAGTTTAGTCGGGATCAAGGGTGCAACACCTATCAGCCTCAGCTCCCTACTACAATGTTTGGTGGACCATATGGCTGGCATCAAATTCCTCATCCCCAACAGGTAGCAGTTTCTGAAGGTTGGGCGGGTCATCCAGTAACAACTGCACCAGAGGCAACCACTAGATATGATGATTGTCAAATGTGTCAAAAATCATTGCCTCATGCCCATTCGGATACAGCAGCACAAAACAAAAGTGGTAGCCCTGTGAACAGCATATCTGATTCGAGTTCAGGACAGAACCTTGAACTGCCTACGGCTGTCACATGTGGAACTATATTGGAGTGCACCAATGAGCAAGGAGCTGCTGTTGCACAAAGATTCATTGGCCATATGGATCGTGAAATTGGACAAACTCTTGCAGAGGGAACTGGGGTCTTAGAGAGTGTTGAGAATCCAGAGCATCCTAAAGTAGCAGTCCCTTTGGGTGTGATGGGATTAACTACTGGTGTTCCTAATCTGTGTGGGCCATTTATGGGTACTGTTGCTCAGTCAAGCTCGGTTAATGCTCCTGAGCAACCTTTTGTTCCAATGCAGTACCAGGTTAAACAGGAGGTGGTGGCTAACAAAGCAGTTCCTGATGACCTCCTTACTGCTGGGATGCGTTTACCCACTACAGAAAGCCTTATCCTTGAATCACCAAATGGCTACACTGGGCACATTCCTATGATGCGTCCTAAAGAAGATAATTTAGAATCTACAAATGCTTATGAGCACCTGAAGCAAATTGAGGGTAGGATGGAAAACCTTAGGATACAACGGGCTGAAATTCTAGCCAACAGTGAGCAGAATAAGTCACTAGTTGATAATTTTAGAAAGAATGAATTCTTGGAAAGTAGAAGTCAACAGGTTGGTGGTAGGGAGGTATTTATTGATTCCACTTTTAGCAAAAATACTGTTCTTGATACAAATCACCTAAAACCGTATGAAATGTCACATAGTCCCCGAAATGAACCTTTTTACTTTCAAACTATGCGGGCTCAAGAACCATATGAAGCCCCACAGCCTTCTCGTTTAGGGGACTCCAAtgtatttgtgcattcgaaGCATGGAGTTTATCATTTGGCCCCTGATGAGATTCCTCTTGGCAGCTGTCCTTTCTCTGGTCTTGAATCCACTCATCCAAAAGAGAGAGTCCCACTCTTCAATGAACATTTGTTAGAGCCCCGAGGTATTGAGCTTGTCTCATCAGATGGAAATACAACATCTGTATCTCCATCTTTTAAGTTAGGAGATGCACAGGAAAGTTCAAATTCACTATTTAGCAATCAGGATCCTTGGAGTACGCAGCATGATGCTCATTTCCCTCCTCAACCCAACAAACTTCAAGTGAGAAAGGAACCAGTGGATGCCAAGGTCCTCAAGGATAATTCTGGTGTGAGTTGTCTGGGAAGTAATGATGAGCTGCCAATAGGCAGTCTTGGAGGATTAGGAGCAGAGATGCAATTGAATGCCAGAGTTTCCCAGCTTCCTGGCAATTTGGACATTGCAATTGAACACACACTCTCCAACAAAG GTTCAGCAGAGGAAATGATCAAGCAGGAAATTCAGGCTGTTGCTGAAGGTGTAGCTACTTCTGTTCTTCATTCATCTATGTCTTCTGACCGAAATTTACCTATACATGGGAGGAGTGAGCCTGCTTCCACAGGTGAGAGGAATGGCGAAGATCAGATTGTTCAAGGAGAGAGGCAATATAGAGATAAATTTGAG gaaataaaaacaaaatgtccAGTGAGGGAAAATTTTGGCTTTCCAGTTTCAGATGACATTGGGCATTTACAG ATTATAAAGAATAGTGACCTTGAAGAGATTCGAGAGTTGGGTTCTGGTACTTTTGGTACTGTTTACCATGGAAAGTGGAGGGGAACTGATGTTGCAATCAAACGAATCAATGCCAGGTGTTTTGCTGGAAAACATTCAGAACAAGAGCGCATG AGGAATGACTTCTGGAATGAAGCAATCAAACTTGCAGACTTGCATCATCCAAATGTTGTTGCGTTCTATGGTGTTGTGCTTGATGGACCTGGTGGTTCTGTGGCAACTGTTACAGAGTACATGGTAAATGGTTCTTTGAGGACTGCTCTGCAGAAGAGTGAGAG GAACCTTGATAAGTGGAAGTGTCTCCTGATATCAATGGATGTAGCCTTTGGAATGGAGTACTTGCATGGGAAGAATATAGTACACTTTGACTTGAAAAGTGATAATTTATTGGTTAATCTCCGTGATCCACACAGACCGATATGCAAG GTTGGTGATTTAGGGCTGTCCAAAGTGAAATGCCAGACATTAATCTCAGGGGGTGTGCGAGGAACTCTCCCTTGGATGGCACCGGAGCTTCTTAATGGGAGCAGTAGCCTTGTCTGTGAGAAG GTTGATGTATTTTCATTTGGAATTGTAATGTGGGAACTTCTAACTGGAGAAGAACCATACGCGGACTTGCACTATGGGGCCATAATTG GTGGTATAGTGAGCAACACGTTGCGGCCTACTGTGCCAGAATCATGTGGTGCTGATTGGAAATCACTTATGGAGAGATGCTGGTCAGCAGAACCATCAGAAAGGCCAAGCTTCACTGCGATTGCAAATGAGCTGCGGGCAATAGGATCTAAGCTTCAAAAAGAACAGCAGCCAATCCCCTCAAAACAAACCTAA